CTTTCAGCATTATATATTACGCACTGATCTTCATCATTTATACATCaccattattttcatttcattagaTATGAGTGACAGTAAGTCGATATCCTGGACATGGACGGAGTTGATCAATGCAGTACCGGATGCTGAAGAAGTATTATCCTCGATATTCAACGGGGAGAACTTGCAAGAGATCCAGTCTCAGCAGTCGCCACCACCTCCACTGCAAAATCAAAACACGATCAATGTTGGAGACCAAAATAGGGCTAAATTTATGAACGGATTAGGGTttcctaattattattattattattattattattatcagcCACAGTTGCCAACAGTAATATTACTGGAGGAAACTGAAGAggaacaaaagaagaaaaagattttaattaaaaatagagcTTCAGCCGCAAGATCTCGAGCCAGGAAATtggtaaataataattttgttataatttaattttaatttgtcaaaGTTATGTTATCATCATCGTGCATGCAGTAAAGTAATTAAAGTGTATATAATAGTGTACCATAATAGTGTACCAAGAGCAGTCTTTTTGTGTGCATATCTTCTGGgaggttaattaatttaattaagtttctttgttaattataaatatgcagGAGCGTATTAAATTTCTGGAGGAGCAAGTGGAGACATTGAAAGAAGAGAATgctaaattgaagagaataatACTTGTTAgttattaaattcttaaatttattaattgttattcttGATTCTCAAGTAGCATGCAATCTCatcttaatttgattttatcaggAGGAAACACTGAGAAGGAGATGCCAAAAGGTAATTAAGATCATACTTTATCAAACTTTTGTATCGCGACGTTAACATATATTTAAGCAGCTAGCCGTTAATCAATGATAGAAAACTATTGTAAAATAACTCGATGTTCAAATGATCACTTAAGTTCAGCATCGCTCACTAACAAGAGCCagtaatcaaaatattttaattcctgatttaaattattgttcaTTGTAGACTTTATAGTATATGATTCTAATTAAgtgataattaatattaattaataatatttaattatgcttgTGATGAAAGTATTccaatatattatatatatatatatgtgtgcgCGCGCGCACGCGCATCAAtgctaatattaattattaagagattttaattattctcTTCACAAaaggattatttttttttcacataatACTTATGAATGCATTTGTTGGCATTTACCTTGTTTTGGTTAACAGATACAAGTGGAAATGATCAAGGAGACGACTGCAAAGAAGTTAAAGGAACAAAGAAGGACCGTAAGCTCGTgatggtgaaaaaaaaaattataaaaaaaagaagaagaaacgcACAAGTCGTGTACTTGCAGCTTCACTATGTAATTTTAATCTGCATTTTGTgcattattttagatttaatgtGTTTGAGTTGATTTGAGTTTGTCTACGTTACAATCGACTTTTCAAAGTTCAAACACCATATTAATACGTTAAgctttaatttaatgatttaaatttaaattttttggttaaaCGATTAGTTAAACTGGTATAAATGAGTATCAGGAATCATTGAATTCATTTGTCTGTTTcaatcataatttaataaagttttcttaatttattattataaaacaagCAATTTTCTCTAGCTTCGGTCAGTATACGACATAAATTACAATCGTTGaacaaaaatttgatgaacTAAGGTCCTCCAATTAGTATTCAGGTTGGAAAGTTATAGCACCAAaacatttgataaatattagcTGTCGTTGCTTGAAAATTAAGGggttgtttatttgtttgtttgtttgtttgttttttttttactgaatgacttaattgacttaattacAATTAGTTAAGTTTAAGtgatccatttattttttcaacttaacaaatattttcaatcattaagttattaagctaATATTTTACCTATTACTTAATTTAGAAAGTCCGAATAGcatcattaaaagatattctccaaaatatgcttatctaattatttaaatttcatccGTAcctaaataagtttaataattagtatttttaCCAATCTCTATAACTTATGATAATATAGTGGtagattattattgtttttatcttttattttatttcgaattaacattatttatctttataatttataatgaatatttttcataaaaaaaatcataaacatcattaaaattgattaacatatagtaatttagaatattaaagaGTTGTATTCAATTGAGCATGATTGTGttgtgataatatattatcttatatatttatgttatttgagATGTTActtattgtttaatatttataatttataagggCATAGATGTAAAAATGctgattttcagattttttaaattaaaaaataaacaacttgaTACTATTTTTAGTGacttagacaaaaaaaaaaaaaacaaacttaTCATTCAGATTTAGACATTCAATTATATTCactaattgaaatatatatagatttcagataaaaaaaaaaatgctaccTAAGTTAATTTGATCCAACACTTGTGTGATAAATAAAAcctataatatctttattatttttgtcaaaattcttatttaaaagtcatttACTACGCACcatcaattattatttcttagttgtagcatttttttctttatagtTGTGGCTTAAAATTTAACACCTTAGTACCAAATAAGAACTAACTGACGGAGCAGTTAAAATCAGCAACCACATATCTAGGGATCTAATTTCTGGACTATTACTGACAAATCATGGcaattttcttacaaaatacTTCgatgttaatatttttaattaaagaaatcatttACTGAAATTAATTTCCTAATCATTTCACTTAAAatctatataaattataataatagttttgCATAGACCTTTTGCATCTTTCACCATCgtaatctaataatttcaaaatactcataattaaattataagatCATGTGCACATAGCAGAAAATACAGCAATCTTCTTCCGAATCCTTATTTATTCTCCAAAATGACAAGAAGAAACTACAACGTTTAttatatatgattaaaaaaaaagccaaagagataattaataagaatctctttctaatttaaagaaaaataaaccacataattaaataattaacacCTACTTTCTATCCTCAGTTGCTGAAGAGAAGTAGTAGTGCTACTGGCTCTAGTGCTACCCCTATTATCAGCAACAAGTGCTTTGCGAGCAGAAGCAATTTTATTAGGAACCATTAAAGCCTCGAAAGCTGAACAATCAATCCAATTCTTAAGCAGACCCTCTTGACCCCATGTATCCGGTATCAAAACCCGACCCGCCACCTCTTCTCGGTGCCTCTTCAGCCTCTCACGTCCACCACCACCTTGGTCTTTATGTAATAAGTCTTCATTATTATTCTCGTCTTTCACGTGCATCTCTCTGGACTCCAAGATTGAGCCATGCAAACAAAGATCAGACGTGCCATTCGCCTTGTTCTTTTCTGCATGGATTCGTCGAACAGAAGAAGATggtgaagaattttttataacgTTATCATTCATGTTATTGGTTTGATCTTCTTCTTTGGTGAGTGATGACGATGATGAGAAGTGGGGATGCTTCATTGCGTGGGGATATGGGCAATGAGAAGCAATGTGAGGTTCGAATGGGATTTTATATTGGATAAATAGTTTTTCAGTCTCTTAAGTTTAAGATAATTATACATTCAggcttatatttttaaaaattactcaaaacGTCTATATTGCGTATCTGTTAGCGTTAAAACCTGCtgactttgttttgtttccaAGTTATATGAGTCAAGAATACTATTTTACTACCACTAGACTTTAACCTAGTGATTAGAACTCATACCACACAATTGTGAGGTCATAGATTCGAGCCCCCACaatggtttaatttttttcctcaatttGAGTAAAGACAGTTTTCTCCCGACGTCCCTCGAATATTGAAGAGGGTAAAAATCTGGACGGACTTCATAAGAATTGATGTAAACTAGTCTTAATAatagtctgatttgtaaatatcagttgtaATATCATGTAATATTAGTTATACTCTTGAACAATAGTCTcgtgtaataaaaaaaaaaagaatactactttaccttttaaaaaagaaaaaaaaattagatccAACAAAGTATGAAATCAATGTTACATGTGTtttggataattttaaaaaattagagactaATTGGTAATCGATCCAAACCCTAAGGACGGCAGAGTAAATTTTCCCTCATATAACATATACATTCTGGTAGAACGTGAAGAATGGGTGGGGGAATTAGAATACACGTCAAGGGGTTTTGCGTGGGGAAATAATGCGTGGGGAAGAATGGGCCTACGTTTATAGCTTGGCATTGCATTCAGTATTGTGTGGTCTTTAGTTGTTGTTTGGGGAGGCTTTAAATGcttttttagaaattagaaGTTAAGGAATGAGAAGTGGACATAAATGTTTTGAGTGGGAAGTGTGTGATTTTGGTTTATAAAATGAATGGTTTTGACCAATTGGGTTGGTGGATTTGATTTTGAGGCGGCCTTGAATCTTCTTAATTGAGGTGGAAGAGGCAGCACCTAGTATTCGAATTCATGGGTGCAAAGATGTGGACAAAGTGCATTTTGAAGAGAGATATTTTGGGACGATgaatattctttttcattattaatatgtgttttttttaaataagatataattgaatattaaaataagttattaatgtgtttttttgtcattattaatatatttttttaaataagatataatttaatataaaaagaagAGATTTAGAGGTTCGAATTTCACTTACAcgagtaagaaaaaaaattttgaattggtaaaaaactataaaaaataaaagttcatatAAAACCCAACTCGGCttcaaaaaatgatgaaaaaactTATCCTTCTCTCAAATGCTGTCACATTTAATCATCTTaattaggttttcaaaattattataaagttCAAAAGATTGGgtaaaaatcacttttgagtttttctttgaaaaagaTTATCAAACACTCTTCTAAATTTGGacttcttcatttatttttgcaaacAAGAGGAAAACTAATTAGCAATAAACTTATTCCAAAAGAACATCTTTACCTGAGGAACCATAAGAGAGAGCACAACTTTTATTCAACAATTCCCGGAGAGCAAATGTTCAAATCAGACATGAACTTGGATAACATAGATCATCAATACGCTGCTtgccaataaaatttatactgGAAGTCAAGTTTGCGAGGAACTCAAAAAAGAGGTGAAAAcgttttaagaaaaaagaaaagaaaagtataaACTGATGTACACATTTccaagaaacaaaatcaaatgtaaAATGTCAAGCTCTTGGATGGTAAATGTGCGGCCTCTGCCTTAAGAACTCGGGAATCTCTACTGAACCACTACCTGAGTTAGAGGAACGTCTACTCATACCAAGGGACACATCATTATGCGAAAGGTGGGTTCCCTGCTACATTTTCACATATCAAAAGGAcaaacaaaatgataattgACTCAGAGATATAGACCGAGTAGACGTACCTTCCCTTCGAGTTTATCTCCTTTGAATCCAGTGGCAATCAGAGTTATGCTCACCTAAAAAGCAAACGAAGACACATCTTTCGAGCTGTCAAACTCTTAAAAGAAGTTTTATCTCCTTACATTACTAGGCAAATCAGAAACTGAATATCATCTTTTAGGGGTAATAATGTGTAAGCTAGACTTATAAGACAAACCTTGATATTTGACTATTAGTTACTGCCaagatttatatttatgagaaacaataaaatatcaaactcagattaacaaagaaaaggagaaaggCAATGCATTCAGTGTACATAACAGCCCAAAGTTCTGTATACTGATTTGATGATGAGAATGAGTTCgctaaaaattttgattagcGGGCAATAAGAAACTTATAACTAGCATGCCTTAAGTTTCCTACATGACAAATGATATTCTAATTAAAAACGacgctttttttttaacctaagGCTAATCAAGTGGAAATTTAGTGGAAAATAGACTCcggaattaaaaaaacttaaaattgtaGCGTCCCTATGTATCCAAGCATTGTTACTCATCATAATTATTGTGGACGTAGGAGCATAATACTACTGTTTGGGTGACCTCAAGTCTTGTATGCTTGAAATCCCAAACATGACTcagattttttatatgtttgtCTTCTGTTTTTGTGTATACGTGACAAGCTCATCCGGTATTAATCTTGCATGTTCAGGGGGTGGTTAGAGCTTAATACTATTGTTTGCACTTGCCTAATGCCTACTAGTTTAAGAATTGAGTCAAGCAGTAGCTTAACAGTGGTAAACGcatgattataaatttttacttttgaaaaatcaaaagactTTTCAGGATAGCACCTAGTATGAAACAAAGGCAACACAAGTTATACCAATCGCATaccaaatacaaaaatacTATTTGTATCCACAATTGACATTAAGCATGCAAGCATGAGacagaaaaagagaaaaaataaagcttAGTAAATCCAAAAGTAATCATGTACTGATTTAGGGAGGCTTTTAATGTCATTAGCCTATCTGATTGCATGACATATTATGGATCCTTCAGAATTTCTTATTGTATTTAGATAAGCAGAAATATCCAAAATTCAGGTTGTTAGAGCTCATGATCAGTGTCTTTTTCTATccattcattttattaattgataaagcAGCAAGGTGACAATGAGATATTTCCATTTGTAGAGCTaagattcttttttcaaagtttcTATCTAAGAGCTGAatactactaaaaaaatacatgtgATGCTTGTGTTATTTTTGGCTCTATCCAACTTACTTGATTACTTAGTGATTTATCTATCACTGCtccaaatatcaaatttgCACTGGGATCTACAAGGTCATATATAACCTCTGCTGCAGTATTCACCTGCAAGAAATTTGACATGTCAATTAGAAGACAAAGGCATGTGGTCACAGCAAGCTGAAGCAAATCTTATGATGAAAGCATATCGTAAATGGTAAACAAGAGAGTTATCCAAGGATAAGCAGAGAGCACTGGTAaccacatattattttttatgtggaACAAATGTCAATCTTATGGGACAATACCGAACCATAAAATTGCTCtcaatagaaaagaaaatggaaaaatagaaaaaagacATTCCACAA
This window of the Citrus sinensis cultivar Valencia sweet orange chromosome 8, DVS_A1.0, whole genome shotgun sequence genome carries:
- the LOC102609694 gene encoding uncharacterized protein LOC102609694 yields the protein MKHPHFSSSSSLTKEEDQTNNMNDNVIKNSSPSSSVRRIHAEKNKANGTSDLCLHGSILESREMHVKDENNNEDLLHKDQGGGGRERLKRHREEVAGRVLIPDTWGQEGLLKNWIDCSAFEALMVPNKIASARKALVADNRGSTRASSTTTSLQQLRIESRC